In Candidatus Auribacterota bacterium, the genomic window AGGACAATGGCCGCGCCTGACAGATGCGTTGGCGATTCCCCGGAATGGATACCGGCGCTCCCCGGCAGGAAAAGACAGTTGTTCGGGACCCTGTCCGGCAGCCACATCTCGGTTCTGCGATTGAGCCGCGTGAGCGCATGGTAGAGGGCGAGCTGCGATCCGACGCAGTCCGCGTCGGGCCTCATGTGGCCGCAGATCACAAAGGATTCATGAGCCCGCAGCAACCGGGCGATGGCGCGGGGCGGGCGTTTCTCAGCCATGTTCCTTTTCAGCCTCAATCTTATTCAGTAGTTCGATGATACGGAAACCCTGGTCCACGGAATCGTCCAGGGCGAACTCGATGCGGGGGAGCGACCTCATTTTAATCCGGGCGCCCAGGATCCTCTGAATATAACCGGACGCGCTCGCGACTCCGCTCATCGTCCTCTCTTTCGCTTCTGCGTCTCCCATGACGCTGATGAACGCCTTGGCGTGCCCCAGATCAGCGCTCACCTTGACCCTCGTCACCGTGACAAAACCGATGCGCGGATCCTTCAGCTCCTGCTGGAGGACCGTGCTGAGCTCCTCCTTCAAGAGCTGCTCAACCCGTACGACCCTTCTCTCGCCCATCGCTTCTCCTCTTATACGTAATAATCACAGATAAACACAGATATGTGTTGTGAAACAGGATGCACGCAGATACACACAGATAGGAATACGGTTAAAAATTCAAAGTTGCGGGCTTGCAGTGACATTGCTTCTTTGAACGTTTGGTCTTAAATCTCTGGTCGTAGTATTCATCCGTGTTCATCTGTGGTTAAAAATTAATTTCCGTAGTTGGTTTTAGAGCATTTGTATTTGATAATCCAGCAGCACCGCATCCCCTCGCCCCTCCACATACTTCACC contains:
- the rbfA gene encoding 30S ribosome-binding factor RbfA gives rise to the protein MGERRVVRVEQLLKEELSTVLQQELKDPRIGFVTVTRVKVSADLGHAKAFISVMGDAEAKERTMSGVASASGYIQRILGARIKMRSLPRIEFALDDSVDQGFRIIELLNKIEAEKEHG